The following are encoded in a window of Candidatus Nitrosocosmicus arcticus genomic DNA:
- a CDS encoding succinate--CoA ligase subunit beta: MRLLEYQGKELFNQFGIKIPESILAENVEDARSGAQKLGFPFVLKSQLTVGGRGKAGAIQKCKDTSELETKFDELLKKEVKGELPRGILLEKMVDIVKEIYLSIFLNRSKRCFSIIASSEGGVDIEQTDNKIIQDITIDGISDELANTITSNLNIPDKSKESFVNLLLNLFKVVVEKEAELAEINPLAIVSGDSLLALDAKVIIDDNALFRHEDLQKYLYLSDLEKQAAKNGFSFVELEGDIAIIGNGAGLVMSTLDMVSDANGKAGAFLDFGGRATSETIYEALKVISRIPKIKAILVNLYGGIVRTDLVALGILEAYKNNILTVPVYARISGAQSEKAKELLNGSKARLFDTVEEAINAVVLKINNN; the protein is encoded by the coding sequence ATGCGACTTCTCGAATATCAGGGAAAAGAGCTATTTAATCAATTTGGTATAAAAATACCAGAGTCTATTCTAGCTGAAAATGTGGAAGATGCCCGAAGCGGAGCTCAGAAATTAGGTTTTCCGTTTGTCTTGAAATCTCAACTGACTGTGGGTGGCCGAGGCAAAGCAGGAGCAATTCAAAAATGTAAAGATACTTCTGAATTAGAAACAAAGTTTGATGAATTATTGAAGAAAGAAGTTAAAGGCGAATTGCCAAGGGGTATCCTCTTAGAGAAAATGGTTGATATCGTTAAAGAAATCTATTTGTCTATCTTTTTAAATAGAAGCAAGCGCTGCTTCTCGATAATTGCTTCGTCAGAAGGGGGGGTTGATATTGAACAAACTGATAATAAAATAATTCAAGATATCACTATTGACGGCATATCGGATGAGTTAGCGAATACTATCACATCAAATTTGAATATCCCCGATAAATCCAAAGAAAGTTTTGTCAATTTATTGCTGAATCTCTTTAAAGTAGTTGTAGAGAAGGAAGCCGAACTTGCCGAAATAAATCCTCTTGCTATCGTCTCTGGTGACTCTTTACTTGCCTTGGACGCTAAAGTAATCATAGATGATAACGCTCTCTTTAGGCACGAGGATTTGCAAAAATATCTATATTTAAGCGATTTGGAAAAGCAAGCCGCTAAAAATGGATTCTCTTTTGTTGAATTGGAGGGTGACATTGCAATTATAGGCAATGGTGCTGGTTTAGTAATGTCCACTTTAGATATGGTTAGTGATGCAAATGGAAAAGCCGGAGCTTTCCTTGATTTCGGGGGAAGAGCCACAAGCGAAACTATTTACGAAGCTCTTAAAGTCATAAGTAGGATTCCGAAAATAAAAGCAATCCTTGTGAATTTATATGGAGGAATTGTAAGGACAGACCTTGTAGCATTAGGTATTCTTGAGGCATATAAGAATAATATATTGACAGTGCCTGTATACGCTAGAATCTCGGGAGCGCAATCCGAAAAGGCAAAGGAATTGCTTAATGGAAGCAAAGCCCGCTTATTTGACACAGTAGAGGAAGCAATAAATGCTGTAGTCCTAAAGATAAATAACAACTAA
- the sucD gene encoding succinate--CoA ligase subunit alpha gives MSTQFDIFKILSGDESDADYEKKPVIIQGITGSFGSTHTKMMRSYGTNIAAGVTPGKGGSKLEDVPVFNTMAEAVQASGSAISGIFVPAPFFYEAAKEALDNGIKLIVAIPEHVPIIDSIKVYEYAQKKGARMIGPNTPGVIIPEIMKVGIMPAQPFTRGNTVVFSRSGTLMYEVSFHLSNSGFGQRLGLGIGGDPINGTNLIDSFELIRNRGDVDSVVVVGEIGGDAEEQLAEYIIKTNFSKPVVAYIAGRSAPKEKRMGHAGAIVYGNYGSADSKINNYANANVPVAKSPREVPLLLRTRLRK, from the coding sequence TTGAGCACACAATTTGATATTTTTAAAATTTTATCAGGGGATGAATCTGACGCTGACTATGAAAAGAAACCTGTAATTATACAAGGAATCACGGGCAGCTTTGGGTCAACACACACAAAAATGATGCGATCTTATGGAACGAATATTGCCGCAGGTGTCACACCAGGCAAAGGAGGTTCTAAACTCGAGGATGTTCCTGTTTTTAATACTATGGCGGAGGCAGTACAAGCATCAGGATCAGCCATATCTGGAATATTCGTACCTGCTCCCTTCTTTTATGAAGCCGCCAAAGAAGCCCTAGATAACGGGATTAAACTAATAGTAGCAATACCTGAACACGTACCCATTATTGATTCAATAAAAGTCTATGAGTATGCTCAGAAAAAAGGGGCAAGAATGATTGGACCAAATACTCCCGGAGTGATTATCCCCGAGATAATGAAAGTCGGAATCATGCCTGCTCAACCTTTTACTAGGGGCAATACGGTTGTATTTTCAAGAAGTGGGACCTTAATGTATGAAGTTTCATTTCATTTATCCAACTCCGGATTTGGACAACGTTTAGGACTGGGAATTGGAGGCGATCCAATTAATGGAACTAATCTTATCGATTCTTTTGAGTTAATTAGGAACAGGGGCGATGTTGATTCAGTGGTTGTGGTTGGTGAAATAGGTGGTGATGCAGAAGAACAGCTCGCCGAGTATATTATAAAGACTAATTTCTCAAAACCTGTTGTCGCCTACATAGCAGGAAGATCTGCCCCCAAAGAAAAACGAATGGGTCATGCTGGAGCTATAGTTTACGGAAACTATGGATCTGCCGATTCAAAAATAAATAACTACGCTAACGCAAATGTTCCAGTTGCAAAAAGCCCAAGAGAAGTCCCGTTATTGTTAAGGACGCGATTAAGAAAATAA
- a CDS encoding DUF309 domain-containing protein, with amino-acid sequence MKKRYLVYLDNGNNYLPPNSNSVLRSLRSLLQNYNHAEVRDIRISSYFIEIDVSTHDNTSLSANDHDFFGPINMLGSLIRLEELNEVADFLSREDAVMSSVFLFNMERYWKSHEVLESVWKDSKGQTKSLLNGLILLDAAYVHFQKGENGIFFSILNRSLEKFKDYSEYFYNINMKFLLEDINKIINTKSVSIIKIHLK; translated from the coding sequence ATGAAGAAAAGGTATCTTGTTTATCTAGACAATGGGAATAACTATTTGCCCCCAAACTCCAATAGTGTTTTGCGTTCATTGCGTTCGCTACTTCAAAACTACAACCATGCAGAAGTTAGGGATATCAGGATTTCAAGTTATTTTATCGAGATAGACGTTAGTACACATGACAATACCTCACTGAGCGCGAATGATCATGATTTTTTTGGACCAATTAACATGTTAGGATCCTTGATCCGTTTAGAAGAATTGAATGAAGTAGCCGATTTTTTATCCAGAGAAGATGCTGTGATGTCATCCGTATTCCTATTTAATATGGAAAGATATTGGAAATCACATGAGGTGCTCGAGAGCGTTTGGAAAGATTCAAAGGGACAAACAAAAAGTCTTTTGAATGGTTTGATTTTGTTAGATGCGGCATATGTGCACTTCCAAAAAGGAGAGAATGGCATTTTTTTCTCTATCCTAAATCGCTCCTTGGAAAAATTTAAAGACTATTCAGAATATTTTTATAACATAAATATGAAATTTTTGCTAGAGGACATCAACAAAATAATAAATACTAAAAGCGTATCTATTATCAAAATACATCTGAAATAA
- a CDS encoding histone family protein produces the protein MAINSESEIALASIHRIIKKYGAERVSDSAADELRRILEALGENIAKQAVQLASHAHRKTIKSEDITLASKNFIK, from the coding sequence ATGGCAATAAACTCAGAATCGGAAATAGCCCTGGCTTCCATTCACAGAATAATAAAAAAGTACGGTGCCGAAAGGGTGAGTGATAGCGCAGCAGATGAATTGAGACGTATACTAGAGGCATTAGGAGAAAATATTGCTAAACAGGCCGTACAGTTGGCCAGTCATGCTCACAGGAAAACCATAAAATCTGAAGATATAACTCTCGCATCAAAAAATTTTATAAAGTAA
- a CDS encoding TatD family hydrolase produces the protein MYYVDSHIHLSDKHYQNYHSIIFDYMRQANVQSICVSEDFNSSVEALSLKEKFFKDSDLFRVFVGIHPQFAKVSSDMRLFEGLFQSKLDFIDGIGEIGLDPTYANLDPDNTLERQKIVFEKMLHLAETNNKPVSLHSRRSVNEIMEILPSYKIRNAVFHWYDGNKSNLKRINDKGYFVSFGPYLLYSSDKQTLLKEADINLILVETDGPVKYKNCFEGALTSPSLVVSIVYFASVLLKKSIDDLTEILYMNSTRFMN, from the coding sequence TTGTATTACGTCGATTCGCACATACATTTGTCAGATAAACATTATCAGAACTATCATAGTATCATATTCGACTACATGCGCCAGGCCAATGTTCAATCAATTTGCGTTTCAGAAGATTTCAATTCCTCTGTAGAGGCGTTATCATTAAAAGAAAAATTTTTTAAGGACTCTGATCTTTTTAGGGTTTTTGTGGGCATCCATCCACAGTTCGCAAAGGTTTCTTCTGACATGCGATTATTTGAAGGTCTTTTCCAATCCAAACTTGATTTTATTGATGGAATAGGTGAAATTGGACTTGATCCAACATATGCTAATTTGGATCCAGACAATACACTAGAAAGACAGAAAATTGTTTTCGAAAAAATGCTACATCTAGCAGAAACAAATAACAAGCCGGTGTCTCTACATTCTAGAAGATCAGTCAATGAAATTATGGAGATACTGCCTTCATATAAAATTAGGAATGCCGTATTCCATTGGTATGATGGGAATAAAAGCAATCTAAAAAGAATAAATGATAAAGGGTATTTCGTTTCTTTCGGTCCATATCTCCTATACTCGAGTGACAAACAAACTTTGTTAAAAGAAGCTGATATTAACCTGATTCTTGTAGAAACTGACGGTCCGGTCAAATACAAGAATTGTTTTGAAGGTGCCCTTACTTCTCCTTCTTTGGTGGTTAGCATAGTTTATTTTGCTTCTGTTTTGTTAAAAAAATCCATTGATGACTTAACTGAAATTCTTTATATGAATTCTACACGATTCATGAATTAG
- a CDS encoding 30S ribosomal protein S17e, giving the protein MANELLERYPDKFTSDFNGNKETIKNFAIVRSKELRNKIAGYITKTVNRNLAQQNASLSYSEENTESREETAE; this is encoded by the coding sequence ATGGCCAACGAATTGTTGGAACGTTATCCTGATAAATTTACTAGCGATTTTAACGGAAATAAAGAAACTATAAAGAATTTTGCTATTGTTCGTTCAAAGGAATTACGAAACAAAATAGCAGGCTATATTACCAAGACTGTAAATAGAAACCTTGCCCAACAGAATGCTTCACTCTCATATTCTGAAGAAAATACCGAATCTCGTGAAGAAACTGCAGAGTAA
- a CDS encoding MoaD/ThiS family protein yields the protein MITVDFLGGIRKIAGFSTVNINITNSSINEILTLLESEYDLENKIKESEIMIAINGVESSVLGGRGAKISSGDTVTILSVVHGG from the coding sequence TTGATAACTGTTGATTTTCTCGGTGGGATAAGGAAGATAGCCGGATTTTCCACAGTAAATATCAATATAACTAATTCTAGCATTAATGAAATACTCACATTATTGGAGAGCGAATATGATTTAGAAAATAAGATAAAAGAGAGCGAAATAATGATAGCCATTAATGGCGTCGAGTCCTCCGTACTGGGCGGCAGAGGAGCAAAAATTTCATCCGGAGATACTGTAACTATTTTGTCAGTTGTACATGGCGGATGA
- a CDS encoding KH domain-containing protein, protein MTFDNIFKVIKVSKDRIGVIVGKKGSVKSEIESKCNIILDVDGDTGDVTIRLKNEASLTNSGIFKASEIIMAISKGFSPERAYRLLSDDSLLQLVDLREYSGKSMNSLDRIKSRLIGQSGKFRKNLEDFSGADISIYGHFVGFIGTYDETSLALNAILMICKGSSHKSVYHMLEEHNRKKKLEKMDLWEKVK, encoded by the coding sequence GTGACTTTTGACAATATTTTTAAGGTAATCAAAGTATCCAAGGATCGTATAGGGGTAATAGTTGGGAAAAAAGGTTCTGTCAAATCTGAAATAGAATCAAAATGTAATATTATCCTAGATGTAGACGGAGATACTGGAGATGTGACGATCCGATTAAAAAACGAAGCATCCTTAACAAATAGTGGAATATTCAAAGCATCCGAAATTATAATGGCGATTTCAAAAGGCTTCTCTCCTGAAAGGGCCTATAGGTTACTATCTGATGATTCTTTACTACAACTTGTTGATCTACGAGAATATTCTGGAAAATCAATGAATTCTTTAGACCGGATCAAATCTAGACTTATTGGACAGAGCGGTAAATTTCGAAAGAATTTGGAGGATTTCTCTGGTGCTGATATATCGATCTACGGGCATTTTGTGGGATTCATCGGTACTTATGACGAAACCTCTCTAGCTTTGAATGCAATTTTAATGATATGTAAGGGCAGCTCCCACAAATCAGTTTACCATATGCTTGAAGAACATAACAGGAAGAAAAAATTAGAAAAAATGGATCTATGGGAAAAAGTTAAATGA
- a CDS encoding UbiX family flavin prenyltransferase translates to MGENLRIVVGITGSSGVIYGIALLRALKKFEIETHLVLSRWAEKNIEIETEENVNEIKKSANFVYDENNMAASISSGSFRTDGMVIIPCSMKTLSSIANGYDDNLISRAASVTIKENRRLIIVPRETPLSKIHISNMLKLAEIGVVILPAMPGFYHKPKSIDDLISHIIGKTLDQFGIDNDMFARWNKK, encoded by the coding sequence ATGGGAGAAAATCTAAGGATAGTTGTAGGGATTACAGGAAGTTCCGGTGTAATTTATGGCATTGCGCTTTTGAGGGCACTAAAGAAATTCGAGATTGAAACCCATCTAGTGTTGAGCAGGTGGGCAGAGAAAAATATAGAGATTGAAACAGAGGAAAATGTCAATGAGATTAAAAAGAGTGCGAATTTTGTATATGACGAAAATAATATGGCGGCTTCCATATCAAGCGGATCATTTAGAACCGACGGGATGGTAATTATTCCCTGTAGTATGAAAACCCTTTCCAGTATTGCCAATGGTTACGACGATAACCTCATTTCTCGAGCAGCGTCTGTTACTATTAAGGAAAATCGTAGGCTTATCATAGTCCCCAGAGAAACCCCCCTTTCAAAAATCCATATCTCAAATATGTTGAAGTTAGCAGAGATTGGAGTGGTAATATTACCAGCAATGCCAGGATTTTACCATAAACCAAAATCAATTGACGATCTAATTTCTCACATCATTGGAAAAACACTTGATCAATTTGGAATAGACAATGATATGTTCGCCAGATGGAATAAAAAATAA
- a CDS encoding PfkB family carbohydrate kinase, translating into MLTVFGSIALDTTRTPFETKERILGGAATYASMAASFFVPVSLIGAIGNDFPDKYYTQLGNKMDIKGLKRFNDQKTFFYDSTFDFDLSHRTTNITELNVIENFEPIVPAEYKNSKFIYLANNDPEQNIKIIDSFNSPELIVCDTIEYWIQNKKNSVISMIEKTNGVVINDQEARLLCNNSNLVKCGKQLLSYGPNFAIIKKGEHGVLLFIGDDVVPIPGYPLESVTDPTGAGDSFAGGFMGYLISKSKNHLIDDLALVKESILMGSVMGTFAIEEFGIHGLMRITSENILDRYDKYKKLLHV; encoded by the coding sequence ATGCTTACAGTTTTTGGTTCGATTGCTTTAGACACTACAAGAACTCCTTTTGAGACCAAAGAGCGTATCTTGGGAGGAGCTGCTACTTATGCATCTATGGCTGCATCCTTTTTCGTACCTGTCTCATTAATAGGTGCGATTGGTAATGATTTTCCAGATAAATATTACACTCAGTTGGGCAATAAAATGGATATAAAGGGCTTAAAACGATTCAATGACCAAAAAACATTCTTTTATGATTCTACATTTGATTTTGACCTATCTCATAGGACTACTAACATAACGGAACTTAACGTAATTGAAAATTTTGAACCGATTGTTCCAGCAGAATATAAAAACTCAAAATTTATTTATCTCGCAAATAATGATCCTGAACAAAACATAAAAATAATTGATAGTTTTAACAGCCCTGAGTTAATTGTTTGCGACACCATAGAATATTGGATTCAGAATAAAAAGAATTCTGTTATATCTATGATTGAGAAAACTAATGGGGTAGTAATAAATGACCAAGAGGCAAGATTGCTATGTAATAATTCTAACCTTGTTAAATGTGGAAAACAACTATTATCCTATGGTCCAAATTTTGCAATTATTAAAAAGGGCGAACATGGTGTGTTACTCTTTATTGGTGATGACGTTGTCCCAATACCTGGATACCCATTAGAAAGCGTTACTGATCCTACAGGAGCTGGGGATTCATTTGCTGGGGGATTTATGGGATATTTAATCTCAAAATCTAAAAATCATCTAATCGATGATTTGGCATTAGTTAAAGAATCAATTCTTATGGGAAGTGTTATGGGTACTTTTGCGATAGAGGAGTTTGGAATACACGGATTAATGCGAATAACTAGTGAAAATATATTGGATAGGTATGACAAATACAAAAAGCTGTTGCATGTCTAG
- a CDS encoding anthranilate synthase component II, which translates to MKFLIIDNYDSFVYNIAQIMGLLSTDPVVKRNNQITIKGISKMNPDAIIISPGPGHPKYKKDFGICTEVITKLGPSVPILGICLGHQGIVNAFGGTVKRANEIKHGKTSDIQFNDNTDLFEGVKNPFVATRYHSLIANKDNFPKCLKITSISLDDREIMSACHEKYLIEGIQFHPESILTVEGKKILSNFIRMVKK; encoded by the coding sequence ATGAAATTCCTTATTATTGATAATTACGATTCTTTTGTTTATAACATTGCTCAGATCATGGGTTTATTAAGTACTGATCCTGTAGTGAAACGGAATAACCAGATCACCATTAAGGGTATATCTAAAATGAATCCTGATGCAATTATTATATCACCAGGTCCGGGACATCCCAAATACAAAAAGGATTTTGGAATTTGTACAGAGGTGATAACCAAACTGGGACCATCTGTTCCAATTCTAGGTATTTGCTTGGGGCATCAAGGCATTGTGAACGCCTTTGGCGGAACGGTAAAAAGGGCAAATGAAATAAAGCATGGTAAGACCAGTGATATCCAATTCAACGACAATACTGATTTATTTGAAGGTGTTAAAAACCCATTTGTAGCGACACGTTATCACTCATTAATTGCTAATAAAGATAATTTTCCGAAATGTTTAAAAATTACTTCCATTTCGTTAGACGACAGAGAAATAATGAGTGCCTGTCACGAAAAATATCTGATAGAGGGGATACAGTTCCATCCTGAATCGATATTGACTGTTGAGGGTAAAAAAATTCTCTCTAATTTTATTCGAATGGTAAAGAAATGA
- the trpD gene encoding anthranilate phosphoribosyltransferase, protein MTAKNKNIDTDVGTTNCNHNNYNRDELYSQNQIYLKKLSTGQRLNNNEIRTVMTNIINGRCSDVFISAFLMSLILKGEDLEELKCVIEIIRGSSIPINPVSDLPIIDNCGTGGDFLNTFNISTTSAVIASSCKKIAIAKHGNKSSSSLSGSADLFEHVGYRLDDDDISSIVKSIENYGLGFLYAPRFHPGLRYVSKVRKELGIRTIFNKVGPLCNPCRNLYGQVIGVSDPSLLTLIPGIIPILGLQRAMIVRSHDGMDELSTTSRNTVIHITFQDGKYSVRNELLDPVSLGLPKSSIEEIIVSDRTESINESLRIIYGIQSNKSKENIVLLNSAAALMVGGNLESLSDAISIARDSLNEGRPQKLLENIIKNSGDVSKLEQAEKMLNIGRKN, encoded by the coding sequence ATGACCGCAAAGAATAAAAATATAGATACAGATGTAGGTACAACTAATTGTAATCACAATAACTATAACAGAGATGAGTTATACTCGCAAAACCAAATTTATCTAAAGAAACTCTCGACCGGACAGAGGTTAAATAATAATGAAATTAGGACAGTAATGACTAATATTATTAATGGACGTTGTTCTGATGTATTTATTTCAGCTTTCTTGATGTCTTTAATCTTGAAAGGAGAAGACCTTGAAGAATTAAAGTGTGTGATTGAAATTATCAGGGGATCTTCCATCCCTATCAATCCCGTGTCTGATCTTCCGATTATAGATAATTGTGGAACTGGTGGAGATTTTTTAAACACCTTCAATATAAGCACCACTTCAGCCGTGATTGCTAGTTCTTGTAAAAAAATAGCAATAGCAAAACATGGTAACAAATCGTCATCAAGTCTCAGTGGTAGCGCAGATTTGTTCGAACATGTAGGCTATCGATTGGATGACGACGATATCTCGTCTATTGTAAAATCGATCGAAAATTACGGCCTTGGTTTCCTTTATGCTCCTAGATTTCATCCAGGATTAAGGTATGTTTCTAAGGTGAGGAAGGAGTTAGGAATCCGTACAATATTCAATAAAGTTGGACCCTTGTGTAACCCATGCAGAAATCTGTATGGTCAGGTAATAGGAGTTTCCGATCCATCTTTGTTAACCCTTATTCCTGGAATAATACCTATTCTTGGTTTGCAGCGCGCGATGATTGTTCGATCCCATGATGGAATGGATGAACTGTCTACCACGAGCAGAAACACTGTGATTCATATCACTTTTCAGGATGGAAAGTATAGTGTCCGAAATGAATTATTGGATCCTGTTTCATTGGGTTTGCCGAAATCATCAATCGAAGAAATAATTGTAAGTGATAGGACGGAATCAATAAATGAAAGTTTACGCATAATATATGGAATACAATCCAATAAATCAAAGGAAAACATTGTTTTGCTTAACAGTGCTGCTGCCTTAATGGTTGGAGGGAATTTAGAATCTTTAAGTGACGCAATATCGATTGCGAGGGATTCTTTAAATGAAGGACGCCCCCAAAAATTATTAGAGAATATTATAAAGAACAGTGGAGATGTTTCAAAGTTGGAACAAGCTGAAAAAATGCTAAATATCGGACGCAAAAATTAA
- a CDS encoding RlmE family RNA methyltransferase — MKLADAKRDPYRKLAKENSYRSRAVYKLSQLNKSYHLLKQGMKIVDIGAAPGGWLQFASKIAGNKGKVIGIDLKEIEPISNVIIINGNIEDEQTATLLFKYLEGKADIVLSDLAPNVSGLWEMDHLKQIALTMKAVEITKKILKVNGNALYKVFQGEATPEFITYVKSIFSAVHITKPDASRKQSSEIYLLCKQFNPKL, encoded by the coding sequence TTGAAACTTGCCGATGCAAAGAGAGATCCCTATAGGAAACTTGCAAAAGAAAACAGCTATAGGAGTCGTGCCGTTTATAAGCTTTCTCAATTAAATAAATCATATCATCTGTTGAAACAAGGGATGAAAATAGTTGATATAGGAGCAGCTCCCGGAGGTTGGTTACAATTTGCATCTAAAATAGCTGGAAATAAAGGAAAGGTCATTGGGATCGACTTGAAAGAGATCGAACCAATTTCAAACGTCATCATAATTAATGGGAATATAGAAGATGAACAAACGGCAACATTATTATTTAAGTATTTGGAGGGCAAGGCCGATATAGTCTTGTCCGATCTAGCACCTAACGTATCGGGGTTGTGGGAGATGGATCACTTAAAGCAAATTGCCCTGACAATGAAGGCTGTAGAGATTACTAAAAAAATCCTAAAAGTAAATGGAAATGCATTGTACAAAGTATTCCAAGGAGAAGCAACACCGGAATTTATCACTTATGTAAAAAGCATATTTTCTGCAGTCCACATAACAAAGCCTGATGCAAGCAGGAAACAAAGTAGCGAGATATATTTATTGTGTAAGCAATTTAACCCGAAATTATGA
- a CDS encoding adenine phosphoribosyltransferase, whose translation MHSDISHIQDLIKNYPNFPKEGILFKDINPVFRDGKSLDILGNHFFDKFHNVDVDYIAGIEARGFILSTLLGLKFNKGVIMIRKAGKLPGTTIKQAYGIEYGTAVMELQSDSLRIGDRILIADDLLATGGTASAAASLVEDLGGKVAGFAFVIELSSLDGGKILRERGYRVHSMVVY comes from the coding sequence GTGCATTCGGATATTAGTCACATTCAAGATTTAATAAAAAATTATCCTAATTTTCCTAAGGAAGGAATATTGTTCAAGGATATTAATCCTGTATTTAGAGATGGTAAATCCTTAGACATTCTTGGGAATCATTTTTTTGACAAGTTCCACAATGTTGATGTTGATTATATTGCGGGTATAGAAGCACGCGGGTTTATTTTATCTACATTGTTGGGTTTGAAGTTTAATAAAGGGGTAATTATGATAAGAAAAGCTGGAAAGCTCCCTGGAACTACGATAAAGCAAGCTTACGGGATTGAATATGGTACGGCCGTAATGGAATTGCAATCCGATTCATTAAGGATAGGCGACAGAATTTTGATCGCCGATGACTTGCTTGCTACTGGCGGTACTGCATCGGCCGCAGCCAGTTTAGTTGAGGACCTGGGAGGCAAAGTAGCGGGATTTGCATTCGTAATAGAGTTATCCTCGTTGGATGGGGGGAAAATATTAAGAGAAAGAGGATATCGTGTTCATTCAATGGTGGTTTACTAA
- a CDS encoding S-methyl-5'-thioadenosine phosphorylase, whose amino-acid sequence MDKSVGMAIIGGTGIYDPHLFKIEQQINPHTPYGPTSDAIIIGKFENQRIAFLPRHGKGHRIPPHMINYQANIWALKELGVKRIIAPSAVGSLDYEIKPGDVMLPDQFLDLTKKRAYTFYDGPKVCHISVADPFCVDLRNIVSNCINDLGIRVHTKGTYVCIEGPRFSTRAESKIYRDVFRANIIGMTLVPECILARECEICYLSVSTITDYDVWADQPVSSREIIETLNKNVETTRNILEKVIPMIPEEQNNCSCGTALKDAVL is encoded by the coding sequence ATGGATAAATCCGTAGGAATGGCCATAATAGGTGGAACAGGAATTTATGACCCTCATTTATTTAAGATAGAACAACAGATTAACCCTCATACTCCATATGGCCCTACTTCAGACGCCATTATTATTGGAAAATTTGAGAATCAGAGAATAGCTTTTCTTCCTAGGCATGGAAAAGGTCACAGAATTCCTCCACACATGATAAATTATCAGGCTAACATTTGGGCACTAAAAGAATTGGGAGTTAAGAGAATTATCGCACCTTCTGCGGTAGGTAGTTTGGACTATGAAATAAAACCGGGGGATGTTATGCTTCCTGATCAGTTTTTGGATTTAACAAAAAAACGGGCTTATACATTTTATGACGGACCAAAAGTGTGCCATATTTCTGTGGCAGATCCTTTCTGTGTGGACCTGAGAAACATTGTTAGCAATTGTATTAATGATTTGGGCATTCGTGTTCATACTAAAGGAACATACGTGTGTATCGAAGGTCCAAGATTTTCTACACGCGCAGAATCTAAAATATATAGGGATGTATTTCGGGCTAATATTATAGGAATGACTCTAGTTCCTGAATGCATTTTGGCTAGAGAATGTGAGATTTGTTATCTTTCTGTTTCTACTATTACAGATTATGATGTTTGGGCCGATCAGCCTGTGTCATCACGAGAAATCATAGAAACCTTAAACAAGAACGTTGAAACCACTAGGAATATTCTGGAGAAGGTAATACCTATGATCCCAGAGGAACAAAACAATTGTTCTTGTGGAACTGCTTTAAAGGACGCAGTATTGTAA
- a CDS encoding TrmB family transcriptional regulator, whose protein sequence is MNQVNQIKILLMEQLQINELETDIFLALMKSEKTTSHGFQEKTNLAADQIIEISKSLERKGMVIEINKNEFRALHPRFAIVNRYRRICQSNNILFKKNTKIDNLGIMLENYQNQV, encoded by the coding sequence ATGAATCAAGTAAACCAAATCAAGATTTTACTAATGGAGCAACTCCAAATAAATGAGTTGGAGACCGATATTTTTTTGGCGTTGATGAAGTCAGAAAAAACAACTTCCCACGGATTCCAAGAGAAAACAAACCTAGCAGCTGATCAGATTATCGAAATATCTAAAAGTTTAGAAAGGAAAGGAATGGTTATCGAAATTAATAAAAACGAATTTCGAGCATTGCATCCAAGGTTTGCGATAGTAAACAGATATAGAAGAATTTGTCAATCAAATAACATACTGTTCAAAAAGAACACAAAAATCGACAACCTTGGAATAATGCTAGAAAACTATCAAAATCAGGTGTAA